One window of the Camelus ferus isolate YT-003-E chromosome 12, BCGSAC_Cfer_1.0, whole genome shotgun sequence genome contains the following:
- the PNPLA3 gene encoding 1-acylglycerol-3-phosphate O-acyltransferase PNPLA3 isoform X1: MYDLERDWSLSFSGCGFLGFYHVGVTHCLSERVPHLIRNAPKFFGSSAGALHCATFLSGIPVDQTLQILKDLVLHTRSRNISILPPSFNLIKCIQDSLHRHLPDNVHRLLSGRLFISLTRVSDGENVLVSDFQSKDEVIDALICSSFIPFFFGFIPPSFRGVRYVDGGMTDILPFLDTKTTITVSPFYGESDICPKVKSTNFLHVDFTTLSLRCCSENAYLLYQTLFPPDLNVLGAICLQGYLDAARFLEENGICVRPQPCLNASLGESEVPELPGEPVSLETSPRVAAWEARPQGDELLDHLCLGILHWDESLLETLSPKFLIALREAVRKQDGFISKICNSFPVRVMSYMMLPCTLPMESAIAVVQRLVMWLPHVPDDIQWLQWAASRVCSRVVAYLLPTSRSQTPARDQQPDCHKPEHDGHPWPLCSS, translated from the exons ATGTACGACCTCGAGCGCGACTGGAGCCTGTCCTTCTCCGGCTGCGGGTTCCTAGGCTTCTACCACGTCGGGGTGACCCACTGCCTGAGCGAGCGCGTCCCGCACCTGATCCGCAACGCGCCCAAGTTTTTCGGTTCCTCGGCCGGGGCGCTGCACTGCGCCACCTTCCTCTCCGGGATCCCAGTGG acCAGACGCTGCAGATACTCAAGGACCTCGTCCTGCACACCAGGAGCCGGAACATCAGCATCCTGCCCCCGTCCTTCAATCTGATCAAGTGCATCCAAGACAGTCTGCACAGACACCTCCCGGACAACGTGCACCGGCTCCTCTCCGGCAGGCTGTTCATCTCGCTCACCAGAGTGTCCGATGGAGAAAATGTGCTGGTGTCTGATTTTCAGTCCAAAGACGAAGTCATAGAT GCTTTGATTTGTTcgtccttcattcctttcttctttggcttcatccctccctccttcagagGCGTG AGATATGTGGATGGAGGAATGACTGACATCTTACCTTTCCTTGATACCAAAACGACCATCACTGTGTCCCCCTTCTATGGGGAGAGTGACATCTGCCCTAAAGTCAAGTCCACGAACTTCCTTCACGTGGACTTCACCACGCTGAGTCTGCGCTGCTGCTCAGAGAATGCCTACCTGCTGTACCAGACGCTGTTCCCGCCAGATCTCAAC GTGCTTGGAGCAATATGCCTTCAAGGCTATTTAGACGCGGCCAGGTTCTTGGAAGAGAACG GCATCTGTGTCAGGCCCCAGCCATGCCTGAATGCATCCTTGGGAGAGTCGGAAGTCCCTGAGCTCCCCGGGGAACCCGTGAGCCTGGAGACTTCCCCCAGGGTGGCCGCCTGGGAGGCGAGGCCCCAGGGAGACGAGCTGCTGGACCACCTGTGCCTCGGCATCCTGCACTGGGATGAGAGCCTCCTGGAGACCCTGTCGCCCAAGTTCCTGATAG CACTGAGAGAAGCAGTTAGAAAGCAAGATGGGTTCATCAGCAAGATCTGCAACTCCTTCCCTGTTAGGGTGATGTCCTACATGATGCTGCCCTGTACGCTGCCCATGGAGTCTGCGATTGCTGTGGTCCAGAG ACTGGTGATGTGGCTTCCACACGTGCCTGACGACATCCAGTGGCTGCAGTGGGCGGCGTCCCGGGTTTGCTCCCGAGTGGTGGCGTACCTACTCCCCACTTCCAG ATCCCAAACACCAGCGAGGGACCAACAGCCTGACTGCCACAAACCAGAACATGATGGgcacccctggcctctgtgcTCCTCCTAG
- the PNPLA3 gene encoding 1-acylglycerol-3-phosphate O-acyltransferase PNPLA3 isoform X2, protein MYDLERDWSLSFSGCGFLGFYHVGVTHCLSERVPHLIRNAPKFFGSSAGALHCATFLSGIPVDQTLQILKDLVLHTRSRNISILPPSFNLIKCIQDSLHRHLPDNVHRLLSGRLFISLTRVSDGENVLVSDFQSKDEVIDALICSSFIPFFFGFIPPSFRGVRYVDGGMTDILPFLDTKTTITVSPFYGESDICPKVKSTNFLHVDFTTLSLRCCSENAYLLYQTLFPPDLNVLGAICLQGYLDAARFLEENALREAVRKQDGFISKICNSFPVRVMSYMMLPCTLPMESAIAVVQRLVMWLPHVPDDIQWLQWAASRVCSRVVAYLLPTSRSQTPARDQQPDCHKPEHDGHPWPLCSS, encoded by the exons ATGTACGACCTCGAGCGCGACTGGAGCCTGTCCTTCTCCGGCTGCGGGTTCCTAGGCTTCTACCACGTCGGGGTGACCCACTGCCTGAGCGAGCGCGTCCCGCACCTGATCCGCAACGCGCCCAAGTTTTTCGGTTCCTCGGCCGGGGCGCTGCACTGCGCCACCTTCCTCTCCGGGATCCCAGTGG acCAGACGCTGCAGATACTCAAGGACCTCGTCCTGCACACCAGGAGCCGGAACATCAGCATCCTGCCCCCGTCCTTCAATCTGATCAAGTGCATCCAAGACAGTCTGCACAGACACCTCCCGGACAACGTGCACCGGCTCCTCTCCGGCAGGCTGTTCATCTCGCTCACCAGAGTGTCCGATGGAGAAAATGTGCTGGTGTCTGATTTTCAGTCCAAAGACGAAGTCATAGAT GCTTTGATTTGTTcgtccttcattcctttcttctttggcttcatccctccctccttcagagGCGTG AGATATGTGGATGGAGGAATGACTGACATCTTACCTTTCCTTGATACCAAAACGACCATCACTGTGTCCCCCTTCTATGGGGAGAGTGACATCTGCCCTAAAGTCAAGTCCACGAACTTCCTTCACGTGGACTTCACCACGCTGAGTCTGCGCTGCTGCTCAGAGAATGCCTACCTGCTGTACCAGACGCTGTTCCCGCCAGATCTCAAC GTGCTTGGAGCAATATGCCTTCAAGGCTATTTAGACGCGGCCAGGTTCTTGGAAGAGAACG CACTGAGAGAAGCAGTTAGAAAGCAAGATGGGTTCATCAGCAAGATCTGCAACTCCTTCCCTGTTAGGGTGATGTCCTACATGATGCTGCCCTGTACGCTGCCCATGGAGTCTGCGATTGCTGTGGTCCAGAG ACTGGTGATGTGGCTTCCACACGTGCCTGACGACATCCAGTGGCTGCAGTGGGCGGCGTCCCGGGTTTGCTCCCGAGTGGTGGCGTACCTACTCCCCACTTCCAG ATCCCAAACACCAGCGAGGGACCAACAGCCTGACTGCCACAAACCAGAACATGATGGgcacccctggcctctgtgcTCCTCCTAG